A single genomic interval of Hemibagrus wyckioides isolate EC202008001 linkage group LG13, SWU_Hwy_1.0, whole genome shotgun sequence harbors:
- the ppm1bb gene encoding protein phosphatase 1bb isoform X2, giving the protein MGAFLDKPKTEKHNAHGAGNGLRFGLSSMQGWRVEMEDAHTAVVGLPHGLDDWSFFAVYDGHAGSRVANYCSKHLLEHIISSSEDFRPGRDSVEGVKSGIRSGFLKIDEYMRNFSELRNGMDRSGSTAVGVLLSPEHLYFINCGDSRAVLCRAGQVRFSTQDHKPCNPREKERIQNAGGSVMIQRVNGSLAVSRALGDYDYKCVDGKGPTEQLVSPEPEVFEIPRVPDEDEFVVLACDGIWDVMSNEELCDFVRSRLEVCDDLEKVCNSVVDTCLHKGSRDNMSVVLVCLPNAPKVSEEAVRREAELDKFLESRVEEIMEKSGEEGVPDLACVMRNLSVENIPNLPPGGGLASKRSVIEAVYNRLNPHREDDGSGGDLDDPW; this is encoded by the exons ATGGGGGCATTTTTGGACAAGCCGAaaacagagaagcacaatgcccACGGTGCAGGTAATGGCCTGCGCTTTGGTCTGAGCAGCATGCAGGGCTGGCGGGTGGAGATGGAGGACGCTCACACAGCAGTGGTGGGCCTCCCGCATGGCCTGGATGACTGGTCCTTCTTTGCCGTTTACGACGGGCATGCTGGTTCACGTGTGGCCAACTATTGCTCAAAACACCTACTGGAGCACATTATTAGCAGCAGCGAGGACTTCCGGCCTGGTCGCGACTCGGTAGAGGGTGTAAAGAGCGGAATTCGCTCTGGCTTCCTGAAGATAGATGAGTATATGCGCAACTTTTCTGAGCTGCGTAATGGTATGGACCGTAGTGGCTCGACAGCAGTGGGCGTGCTGCTCTCGCCAGAGCACCTCTATTTCATCAACTGTGGCGATTCTCGTGCTGTGTTGTGCCGTGCTGGTCAGGTGCGCTTCTCTACTCAGGACCACAAGCCCTGCAACCCCCGTGAGAAGGAGCGCATCCAGAACGCTGGCGGCTCCGTTATGATCCAGCGTGTCAACGGCTCTCTCGCAGTGTCACGTGCCCTTGGTGACTACGACTACAAGTGTGTGGACGGAAAGGGACCCACAGAGCAGCTGGTGTCACCTGAGCCTGAGGTGTTTGAAATTCCTCGTGttccagatgaggatgagtttgTGGTGCTGGCTTGTGATGGCATCTGGGATGTCATGAGCAATGAGGAGCTATGTGATTTTGTGCGCTCCCGTCTGGAGGTGTGTGATGACTTGGAGAAAGTCTGCAACTCTGTGGTGGACACGTGTCTACacaaa GGCAGTCGTGACAACATGAGTGTTGTGCTAGTTTGTTTGCCCAATGCACCAAAGGTATCGGAGGAGGCAGTGAGAAGGGAGGCAGAGCTGGACAAGTTTCTGGAGTCTCGTGTTGAGG AGATCATGGAGAAGTCAGGAGAGGAAGGCGTCCCAGACCTGGCTTGTGTCATGCGCAACCTCTCTGTTGAGAACATCCCAAACTTGCCACCAGGAGGTGGTCTTGCGAGCAA